In a single window of the Sphingosinicella microcystinivorans genome:
- a CDS encoding sigma factor-like helix-turn-helix DNA-binding protein, with translation MDHDRYRNAVRALPAPLRDILARALDDWPYEAIAAHLGISAADVEAGLADAIARLVAALDSG, from the coding sequence ATGGATCACGATCGCTACCGAAACGCCGTCCGCGCGCTGCCCGCGCCGCTTCGCGACATTCTCGCACGCGCGCTCGATGACTGGCCCTACGAGGCCATCGCCGCGCACCTCGGCATCAGCGCCGCCGACGTCGAGGCCGGGCTTGCCGACGCCATCGCACGGCTCGTTGCCGCGCTCGATTCCGGCTGA
- a CDS encoding transcriptional regulator domain-containing protein: MTGLDAQGFAWEFLRRNPAYRRTAADAVSPTGKDSLRVAAPAAWGLHFRGRPRPPPRAGACLLAERCRPPRRHHARRAVPGRHRRAGTGRQHRRARRT, translated from the coding sequence ATGACCGGACTGGATGCGCAGGGCTTCGCCTGGGAGTTCCTACGCCGCAATCCCGCCTACCGGCGCACTGCCGCCGATGCCGTGTCGCCGACCGGCAAGGACAGCCTCCGCGTCGCGGCACCCGCCGCATGGGGGCTGCATTTTCGCGGAAGACCCCGCCCGCCCCCCCGCGCAGGCGCTTGCCTTCTGGCGGAGCGATGCCGACCCCCACGTCGTCACCATGCGCGCCGAGCCGTGCCGGGACGGCATCGACGTGCTGGCACTGGACGGCAACACCGCCGTGCTCGTCGAACCTGA